A portion of the Fulvia fulva chromosome 1, complete sequence genome contains these proteins:
- a CDS encoding Clustered mitochondria, protein MAAGNDAVTNTTGNAPASSKTEANGANEAHAPPETNGTSTNGSSDDATTAQEDGEAAGQPVDNVFQLTIKLPHAPGQTQIMVSSQEQVQDIRQSIVDTSHTFQYSCFHLEHKGKRINDFVELSEVEDIVADPVCTLVEDPYTEAQARMHVVRVRELIGAAGDRTDLVTGIDAGTSLCDSVELPSSNSKDDGTNPVSQYDLNAPGSISTLLPRQREPAPKTVKSISLSVWNPPPYNLRDRGHLLYLQVVTNEGEQHYITSHVSGFYVNKSTNNKFDPAPRSSPKSASEHSLINLLAKISPSFDASFRRLQEYNGQRDPLASYQLSNSIPAAPWLVSPSTVQNHQADLTRTQEAYLLAGAENAETLRDWNEEFQSTRELPKETVQDRVFRERLTSKLFAEYNEAAVRGACLVARGEVQPLNPTEARDAQIFVYNNVFYSFGADGVGTFASDGGDEAARVATGKDVQGVKAVNQLDINGLFTPGTVVVDYLGKRVVGQSIVPGIFKQREPGEHQIDYGGVEGKDVIATHKSFVQPFSELSKAMRVKKHAVWDKELKKHDLEASVETKGLLGTDGRKYVLDLYRVTPLDVAWLEKHRGDDQTDENRYPHRMTVLRSELVDAYRIVKMREYVSKELEKKRAEEAQASAGAEKSLTHGDHEKEANGDAVAKKDDEEETKPAQPEQETVDVSGFSFTLNPDVFSGQQPQSEEEKAEWEQDEALVRTVCEYLTAEVIPRLVHDLQEGDAGFPMDGQSMVREMHRRGINVRYIGELARLCAEKSDNKRLQALKQVCQQEMVARAFKHILNKQLRKLPPCFAQSCVAHYLNCLLGRELNGSPKAETEEELKSLYPDVSFDYEKETPEALDKEIGRQISLRYRYELQDSLVQAGKQLQMLRELSNKLGFQFEAKEYAFTKEHQLESKDSSESLSVPQTNGTHATADGGRKKRKKKQADKSPSRAAASTPRLAPTTFRPDNVLNIVPMVKEASPKSVLAEEALEAGRMSIQQDQKELGQELLLESLSLHEQIYGILHPEVARVYYALSTMYYGLDEKNAAVELAKKAVIVSERTLGVDDAETVLAYLNLSLFEHAIGNTKNALAYVKHALDLWKIVYGVRHPDSITTINNAAVMLQTLKQFHESRLWFEASLDICEDVAGRQSINTATLLFQLAQALALDQDPKAAVAKMRESYSIFKAELGPENQNTKEAEMWLETLTHNAVNQAKQANILQNRRVLLSRNGRTSRVAMGTRPQPPVGQTAAAPAVQTSASTSSGSGGIDQRNLDELLKYINGESSKQTTPKKKPTNPKRRQQKA, encoded by the exons ACAAACA CGACTGGAAACGCACCAGCATCAAGCAAAACCGAAGCAAACGGCGCAAACGAAGCTCACGCGCCACCAGAGACGAACGGCACATCGACCAACGGATCCTCCGACGATGCGACAACGGCTCAGGAAGATGGCGAGGCAGCAGGGCAGCCGGTGGATAATGTCTTCCAGCTTACCATCAAGCTGCCTCATGCGCCAGGGCAGACACAGATAATGGTGTCCAGTCAAGAGCAGGTGCAGGACATTCGCCAATCAATTGTGGACACATCGCATACTTTCCAGTACTCTTGCTTCCACCTCGAGCACAAGGGCAAGCGCATCAACGACTTTGTTGAACTGTCAGAGGTCGAGGACATTGTGGCAGACCCAGTATGCACGCTGGTGGAGGACCCATACACCGAGGCGCAGGCGCGGATGCATGTTGTGCGCGTGAGGGAGCTCATCGGAGCTGCTGGAGATAGGACAGACCTGGTGACTGGAATCGACGCGGGCACCAGCTTGTGCGATAGCGTGGAGCTTCCTAGCAGCAACAGCAAGGACGATGGAACCAACCCAGTGAGCCAGTACGATCTCAACGCGCCAGGATCGATATCCACTCTGCTACCGCGTCAGCGAGAGCCTGCGCCAAAGACTGTGAAGAGCATATCACTGTCAGTCTGGAATCCTCCTCCCTACAACCTGCGAGACCGAGGCCACCTGCTCTATCTTCAGGTCGTGACCAACGAAGGCGAGCAGCACTACATTACCTCGCACGTCTCTGGCTTCTACGTCAACAAGTCTACGAACAACAAGTTTGACCCTGCACCACGCAGCTCACCCAAATCTGCTTCAGAGCACTCTCTCATCAACCTCCTTGCCAAGATCTCACCTTCTTTCGATGCGTCGTTCAGGCGTCTGCAAGAGTACAACGGCCAGAGAGATCCTTTGGCTTCGTACCAATTGTCGAACAGCATTCCTGCAGCACCTTGGCTCGTGTCGCCTTCGACTGTTCAAAACCACCAAGCTGATCTTACACGAACTCAGGAGGCGTATCTGCTTGCTGGAGCTGAGAATGCAGAGACTCTTCGTGACTGGAACGAGGAATTTCAATCGACCCGGGAACTGCCTAAGGAGACTGTCCAGGATCGGGTATTCCGCGAACGACTTACCAGCAAGCTCTTCGCCGAGTACAACGAGGCCGCTGTACGTGGTGCATGTCTGGTCGCAAGGGGTGAGGTCCAGCCTTTGAACCCTACCGAGGCGAGGGACGCTCAAATCTTCGTCTACAACAACGTCTTCTACTCATTCGGAGCAGACGGTGTTGGCACTTTCGCCAGCGATGGCGGTGACGAAGCAGCACGCGTTGCTACAGGTAAGGATGTGCAGGGTGTCAAGGCTGTGAACCAACTTGACATCAATGGCCTCTTCACACCTGGTACCGTTGTCGTCGACTACCTCGGTAAGCGTGTCGTTGGTCAGAGCATCGTTCCAGGCATCTTCAAGCAGCGAGAACCTGGTGAGCACCAGATCGACTATGGAGGTGTCGAGGGTAAAGATGTGATCGCGACTCACAAGTCATTCGTGCAGCCCTTCAGCGAGCTTAGTAAGGCTATGCGCGTGAAGAAGCATGCGGTCTGGGACAAGGAATTGAAGAAGCATGATCTCGAAGCCAGTGTAGAGACAAAGGGTCTGCTTGGTACTGATGGACGCAAGTATGTGCTCGATCTTTACAGAGTTACACCACTGGACGTCGCATGGCTCGAGAAGCACCGAGGAGACGACCAGACAGACGAGAACCGCTACCCACACCGGATGACAGTGCTGCGATCGGAGCTTGTTGATGCTTACCGGATCGTGAAGATGCGGGAGTACGTGTCTAAAGAGTTGGAGAAGAAGCGAGCCGAGGAGGCACAGGCCAGTGCCGGTGCTGAGAAGTCGCTCACACATGGAGATCACGAGAAGGAGGCAAACGGCGACGCCGTTGCTAAGAAGGATGACGAAGAAGAAACGAAGCCAGCACAGCCAGAGCAAGAGACTGTGGACGTTTCGGGCTTCTCCTTCACCCTCAACCCAGATGTCTTCAGCGGACAGCAGCCTCAATCAGAAGAAGAGAAGGCGGAATGGGAACAGGATGAGGCTTTGGTACGCACAGTGTGCGAGTACTTAACAGCTGAGGTCATCCCACGACTTGTCCACGACCTACAAGAAGGCGATGCAGGCTTTCCAATGGACGGTCAAAGCATGGTCCGGGAAATGCACCGACGGGGTATCAATGTTCGCTACATTGGTGAGCTTGCTCGCCTGTGCGCCGAGAAGTCCGACAACAAGAGATTGCAAGCTTTGAAGCAGGTCTGCCAGCAAGAGATGGTGGCACGAGCTTTCAAGCATATCCTCAACAAGCAGCTTCGCAAGCTGCCACCGTGCTTCGCTCAAAGCTGCGTTGCGCACTACCTCAATTGCCTGCTTGGTCGTGAGCTCAACGGCTCTCCAAAGGCCGAGACTGAGGAAGAGCTCAAGAGCTTGTACCCAGACGTGTCGTTTGACTACGAGAAGGAGACACCAGAGGCGCTGGACAAGGAGATTGGGCGGCAAATATCGCTGCGATACCGCTACGAATTACAGGACAGCCTTGTACAAGCTGGCAAGCAGTTGCAGATGTTGCGTGAGTTGTCGAATAAGCTCGGCTTCCAGTTCGAAGCGAAAGAGTACGCATTTACGAAGGAGCACCAGCTTGAGTCTAAGGACTCTTCGGAGTCCCTCAGTGTGCCGCAGACCAACGGTACGCACGCGACAGCCGATGGTGGCAGAAAGAAGAGAAAGAAGAAGCAGGCAGATAAGTCTCCAAGCCGTGCTGCTGCATCTACACCAAGGCTGGCACCTACGACCTTCCGCCCGGACAATGTCTTGAACATCGTGCCCATGGTGAAGGAAGCATCGCCGAAGAGTGTCCTCGCCGAGGAAGCGCTTGAGGCTGGTCGTATGAGCATTCAGCAAGATCAGAAGGAGCTTGGCCAAGAGCTGCTCCTCGAGAGCTTGAGCTTGCACGAGCAGATCTACGGTATCCTGCATCCGGAAGTGGCTCGTGTGTACTATGCATTGTCGACGATGTACTACGGTTTGGACGAGAAGAACGCAGCAGTCGAACTTGCCAAGAAGGCTGTGATTGTGTCCGAGCGCACACTTGGTGTGGACGATGCCGAGACAGTGTTGGCGTACCTCAACCTCAGCTTGTTCGAGCACGCTATCGGCAACACTAAGAACGCTCTTGCGTATGTTAAGCATGCGCTGGACCTGTGGAAGATCGTCTATGGTGTTCGTCACCCAGACTCGATCACCACTATCAACAACGCTGCCGTGATGCTGCAGACTTTGAAGCAGTTCCACGAGTCACGGCTGTGGTTCGAGGCATCGCTAGACATCTGTGAGGACGTTGCTGGCAGACAGTCCATCAACACTGCAACGCTATTGTTCCAGCTTGCACAGGCGTTGGCACTGGACCAGGATCCAAAGGCTGCGGTCGCCAAGATGCGTGAGAGCTACAGCATCTTCAAGGCTGAGCTTGGACCGGAGAACCAGAACACCAAGGAGGCCGAGATGTGGCTCGAGACTCTCACACACAACGCTGTGAACCAAGCCAAGCAGGCGAATATCCTCCAGAACCGCCGCGTCTTGCTTTCCAGGAACGGCAGGACGTCACGAGTTGCTATGGGCACGAGACCACAGCCTCCGGTAGGCCAGACAGCTGCAGCACCTGCCGTGCAGACTTCAGCATCGACATCATCAGGCAGTGGCGGCATCGATCAGCGCAATCTGGATGAACTGCTCAAGTACATCAACGGTGAGAGCAGCAAGCAGACGACGCCGAAGAAGAAGCCAACGAACCCGAAGAGGAGGCAGCAGAAGGCTTAA